In Nicotiana tabacum cultivar K326 chromosome 2, ASM71507v2, whole genome shotgun sequence, the following proteins share a genomic window:
- the LOC107762402 gene encoding BEL1-like homeodomain protein 9, which translates to MAEGFEPYHVPQQSRRDKLRVLVDDNLQLQNYPSCLVPLYDPSIISSDLPSFQEINGTPFFYTPQNLRFLDQSIRTSGEDMVHNNNNNNNNTNGQGLSLSLSSLHHNTTNHDFLSKSSCVPLGPFTGYSLILKRSRFLKPAQLLLEELSCDVGREIYAEKLAADDFNLMDPSHENIVVDRQDCSNGDEHGKKKSRLILMLHEVYQRYKQYHQQLQMVVTSFESVAGLGNAAPFANLALKTMSKHFNCLKNAITDQLQFTNESRHGQRNCERDPIPRVGKGLYCQRPDQIHNNAGFADRTQPIWRPQRGLPERAVTVLRAWLFDHFLHPYPTDTDKVMLAKQTGLSRNQVSNWFINARVRLWKPMVEEIHMLETKEAHNKASQREGHNSNNNNNSIEHFPTSNSHAACETPSTSAPRLQDTPPKRTRNDFPMGNADSISLSYGNLSTGTSGVSLTLGLHQNTGIGLSEPFPINAARRFGIDANSDRFIVGGFEEQNGQFGRNFVGGQFLHDFAG; encoded by the exons ATGGCTGAAGGATTTGAACCATACCATGTCCCACAACAAAGTAGAAGAGATAAACTTCGAGTTTTAGTTGATGATAATCTTCAACTCCAAAATTATCCTTCTTGTTTAGTTCCTCTTTACGATCCATCAATTATATCTTCAGATTTGCCAAGTTTTCAAGAAATTAATGGCACCCCATTTTTTTACACCCCTCAAAACCTAAGATTTCTTGATCAATCTATCCGTACTAGTGGTGAAGATATGgtgcataataataataataataataataatacaaatgGTCAAGGTTTATCTTTGTCTTTGTCATCTCTTCATCACAATACTACTAATCATGACTTTCTGTCAAAGAGTAGTTGTGTTCCACTTGGACCTTTTACGGGCTACTCTTTAATTCTAAAGAGATCAAGATTTTTGAAACCTGCACAATTGTTGttagaagaattatcatgtgaTGTGGGTAGAGAGATTTATGCTGAAAAATTAGCAGCTGATGATTTTAATTTAATGGATCCTTCACATGAGAATATTGTTGTTGATCGACAAGATTGTAGTAATGGAGATGAGCATGGGAAGAAGAAATCCAGGTTAATTTTGATGCTTCATGAG GTATACCAAAGGTATAAGCAGTACCATCAGCAGCTACAAATGGTTGTGACATCTTTTGAATCTGTTGCTGGACTTGGGAATGCAGCACCGTTTGCAAACTTAGCTTTAAAAACCATGTCCAAACACTTCAACTGCCTTAAAAATGCCATCACTGACCAACTGCAATTTACAAACGAATCTCGTCATGGTCAAAGAAATTGTGAAAGAGACCCTATCCCTAGAGTTGGCAAAGGACTCTATTGCCAAAGACCAGATCAAATCCACAATAATGCTGGATTTGCTGATAGGACTCAACCTATTTGGCGACCACAACGAGGACTTCCTGAGCGTGCAGTGACCGTTCTTAGAGCTTGGTTGTTTGACCATTTTCTTCACCC ttACCCTACGGACACTGACAAAGTAATGTTAGCCAAACAGACTGGGCTCTCAAGGAATCAG GTTTCTAATTGGTTCATCAATGCAAGAGTAAGACTCTGGAAACCTATGGTGGAGGAGATACACATGCTTGAAACTAAGGAAGCTCATAATAAAGCTTCTCAAAGGGAGGGAcataacagcaacaacaacaacaactccatTGAACATTTTCCTACGAGTAATTCACATGCAGCATGTGAAACTCCATCTACTTCTGCACCAAGATTACAAGACACTCCACCAAAACGAACTCGAAATGATTTTCCAATGGGAAACGCAGATTCAATAAGTTTATCTTATGGCAATTTGTCAACTGGAACGAGTGGCGTGTCCTTAACCTTGGGCCTTCATCAGAATACTGGGATTGGTTTATCGGAGCCCTTTCCGATTAATGCAGCTCGACGTTTTGGTATTGATGCAAATAGTGACAGGTTTATTGTTGGTGGATTTGAAGAACAAAATGGACAATTCGGAAGAAATTTTGTTGGTGGGCAGTTTTTGCATGATTTTGCTGGTTGA